One Desulfobulbus propionicus DSM 2032 DNA segment encodes these proteins:
- a CDS encoding SAM-dependent methyltransferase, producing the protein MRKEQDYYFKKAKKDNYPARSVYKLEEAQLKYKFLKGGQRVLDLGCHPGSWSLYTAGIVGEKGTVVAADLQRTEILTQKPHAEIHWLCYDVFSEEFVDYLKQHWPGFHVVLSDMAPRTTGSQYADHQQSLLLARRVLELSVLFLHENGTLYCKVFQGEDFPAFLQECKPLFATVKVMKPKSSRLESREVFVLGRGFRRTR; encoded by the coding sequence TTCAAAAAGGCGAAGAAAGACAACTATCCGGCCCGCTCGGTCTATAAGCTGGAAGAGGCGCAGCTGAAATACAAATTCTTGAAAGGCGGCCAACGGGTGCTGGATCTCGGCTGCCATCCCGGAAGCTGGAGCCTGTACACGGCCGGCATCGTCGGCGAGAAGGGGACGGTGGTGGCCGCTGACCTCCAGCGGACCGAAATCCTGACGCAAAAACCCCATGCCGAAATCCATTGGCTCTGTTATGATGTGTTTTCTGAGGAATTCGTCGATTATCTCAAACAGCACTGGCCGGGCTTCCATGTGGTGCTGAGCGACATGGCGCCGCGAACCACGGGCAGTCAGTATGCCGATCACCAGCAATCACTGCTGCTGGCACGGCGCGTTCTCGAGTTGTCCGTGCTTTTCCTGCATGAAAACGGCACCCTTTATTGCAAGGTCTTCCAAGGTGAAGATTTTCCTGCGTTTCTCCAGGAATGCAAACCGTTGTTTGCCACTGTCAAGGTGATGAAACCCAAAAGTTCACGCCTGGAAAGCCGGGAAGTGTTCGTGCTGGGTCGAGGATTTCGGCGGACACGATAA
- a CDS encoding YebC/PmpR family DNA-binding transcriptional regulator produces MSGHSKWSTIKRKKGANDAKRGKIFTKLIKEITIAAKMGGGDPEGNPRLRSAITVAKSENMPKENIDRAIKKGTGDLGGAVYEEILYEGYGPGGVAVLVETMTDNKNRTVADIRHFFAKSGGNLGESGCVAWMFDKKGTISVDKAGVNEEQLMDVALEAGAEDVVEEEDSFQIITAPESFNDVVDQLEKGKIKFAEATLSMVPKNTIEVTEEKAARSLLRLLDNLEDHDDVQKVHANFDITDELMDQLS; encoded by the coding sequence GTGTCAGGACATTCGAAATGGAGCACGATCAAACGCAAGAAAGGGGCCAATGACGCCAAGCGGGGCAAGATATTCACCAAACTGATCAAGGAAATCACCATTGCCGCCAAGATGGGCGGAGGCGATCCCGAGGGAAATCCGCGGCTGCGCAGCGCGATCACGGTCGCCAAAAGCGAAAACATGCCCAAGGAAAACATCGATCGGGCGATCAAGAAGGGAACTGGTGATCTTGGCGGCGCGGTCTACGAGGAAATCCTCTACGAGGGATACGGTCCGGGCGGTGTCGCGGTTCTGGTGGAGACCATGACCGACAACAAGAACCGTACAGTTGCCGATATCCGGCATTTTTTCGCCAAGAGCGGCGGCAACCTCGGCGAATCGGGCTGTGTGGCCTGGATGTTTGACAAGAAGGGCACCATCTCGGTTGACAAGGCTGGCGTCAACGAGGAGCAGTTGATGGACGTGGCCCTGGAGGCTGGAGCCGAGGACGTGGTCGAGGAGGAGGACAGCTTCCAGATCATTACCGCGCCCGAGTCCTTCAACGATGTGGTCGACCAGTTGGAAAAGGGCAAGATCAAGTTTGCCGAGGCAACCCTGTCCATGGTTCCCAAGAACACCATCGAGGTGACCGAGGAGAAGGCGGCCCGTTCCTTGCTGCGGTTGCTGGACAATCTTGAGGACCACGACGACGTGCAAAAGGTGCATGCCAACTTCGATATCACCGACGAACTGATGGATCAGCTGTCCTGA
- the ruvC gene encoding crossover junction endodeoxyribonuclease RuvC, translating to MRILGIDPGSRVTGYGVIAARGHEIGFVACGTIRTGEESDFSRRLLTIFEDLCEVISLHQPSVAAVEDMFVDRNPRSALKLGHARGAAVVAALHNKLTVFDYPARKVKQAVAGYGQAEKGQVQHMVRTLLQLDATPSKDAADALAVAICHAHHAAFNRGGGG from the coding sequence ATGCGCATTCTAGGCATTGATCCCGGCTCGCGGGTAACCGGTTACGGCGTGATCGCCGCCAGGGGACATGAGATCGGTTTTGTTGCCTGCGGCACCATTCGTACCGGCGAGGAAAGCGATTTCTCCCGCCGCCTGCTGACCATCTTTGAGGATCTCTGTGAGGTGATCAGTCTCCATCAACCGTCGGTTGCCGCCGTGGAGGATATGTTTGTCGACCGCAATCCGCGTTCGGCCCTCAAACTCGGCCATGCGCGCGGCGCGGCGGTGGTGGCGGCCCTGCACAACAAGCTGACGGTATTCGATTATCCGGCCCGCAAGGTCAAGCAGGCAGTTGCCGGCTATGGGCAGGCGGAAAAGGGACAGGTGCAGCACATGGTGCGCACCCTGTTGCAGTTGGATGCCACCCCGTCAAAGGATGCAGCCGACGCTCTGGCCGTGGCCATCTGCCATGCGCACCATGCCGCCTTCAACCGGGGAGGGGGGGGATGA